A genome region from Fibrobacter sp. UWB11 includes the following:
- a CDS encoding fibro-slime domain-containing protein → MKNTIKSLKLWVLGCAMLIAGVQSASATLTGCEGTVYLKLPDGWTAAYSAAGGQFVAFSKSTKYTGWYEISTAKIGGTNGATDFYISKALNDYGQTGGITPTQIGANVQFANGKGFSCADFGSKTNELWIQQDFTDPTKPYVKGDPPDVKYFYVFLPDDKVWKSSVPMISENGKDKEMDIDADNCGWYYRRYVDEALPTEVFIHRDDDETLQYAIGMQGEGAETLEKIDLDGLFNGVFNSEPGYSGALFFVADQKKAAELPSIMSGWYVERPAINGSCSYNLAARIYDSDAKLHPAFSCYSGPGDGPANDGCQKVDQTNAAAGANPTVALNAIYDCIGVTPGIVESTLDRATKKPKLTAAGKKCFIDEKYFNMLFNYTPGVNEVTCFDMPFTRADDGKWEFDSDFYTSPGLETPVQGGFYPVEATDEKKLKDADSTQQAAPLARTKRTAEGPVFYGPNLRELHPTEKIPMIDVICNGPGWKGGHKCDGLFADGDGTEAFYTGLSPANTGACVFGWSCPDKAPANWAFFVDGTETSAASGSPRWKSEEGGKGNAGRNQHFCFESHAEFRFKKGLKFSFRGDDDIWVYIDNKLAVDLGGTHLAAPGYVDLDTFMPNGKADSTYDIDIFFCDRRTTMSNVRIKTNMFIEQTVGIKAEGHQNSNEDYRLTGGNNKFKLKYSQSGGGSCAAARGTAVVLEGKQITDAGYKITYTLTTDKSGSDPTKTIISAEEFEANPVQLDGIIDVTEPGEPMINEIKLKKRLTPDTYYLRITIGTDVYIMSWEIKGSVAVANRDAVIVDATGYKSPVMPFKSSAMATNAADVTVDQLIPLYIAPITDPCGGTPSATCTQPVQLSAAVGSEYSLDVKDAAGNASTLVTFYKLENGQLSMVDPVKYNRKIGAGGVDTLYATIPFNQFTTSQNETVVISVKDSPYKATLSFFVPTIAFVESETSLTVKTSEPDNVTHLKSEEVDFYLIALDPTKNNSPCGDACNFKVTAGSELSKGLEILYGPDSTVHVVNGRATVTVKSSMVYELPTSSATLHVKGPSATMMQAKVVNLQFIEPPVPTPLLADIFDVHGELPASSMNIPAEYFSMQTEYLDGIGDSLAIYYYRPFINHEDSLPNKIAVFWDEDEKDSVVFEKAEIKAGTVCGAAASLPDSLCLPRITLGGKKLSKNVKTSGKGKLKSWATYTARGTVVTNFYSCAIYDRIAPIIVSARAMTETMGGVDLAKLKIEFSEPVQKTTEGDAKGDAVLSFYINNGKQPQFTEYIPLNPGSSIPPSTNSNTMNLLYSANGLFPQSGDYIHFGSIAGVGLFTDQSDYATYPGGDTLRPADDATYGWNIAPGYNASGRLPSPWVLISGDVSAYAVRIIPSAMGGIPRTPAEAANLDAFDIFTYDANKDDDNFRADILAGQGEFEKYGFIPHGWYVKTDMGAMIESKEDFVNSNKKNVFFDYELSFFTNLGSHVATKKGRIFCDDDKNFEVNQKYYFGGAGHNCVETRRNFYIVWNMKSDKNRLVGSGAFITKLKTYVQLDNHGKKNKFDKTEMWGVRHNAKTIGSFPVYKANP, encoded by the coding sequence ATGAAGAACACAATTAAATCCTTAAAACTATGGGTATTGGGCTGTGCTATGCTCATTGCAGGTGTGCAAAGTGCATCGGCAACATTGACCGGGTGTGAGGGAACCGTTTATCTAAAGCTTCCTGATGGATGGACTGCCGCTTATTCCGCTGCTGGTGGTCAGTTTGTTGCTTTTTCGAAGAGCACTAAGTATACCGGCTGGTATGAAATTAGCACTGCTAAAATCGGTGGTACAAACGGAGCGACTGATTTCTACATCTCGAAGGCTTTGAATGACTATGGCCAGACGGGTGGTATTACTCCGACTCAGATTGGTGCCAATGTTCAATTTGCTAATGGCAAGGGCTTCTCTTGCGCCGATTTTGGCTCAAAGACGAATGAACTTTGGATCCAACAGGATTTCACGGATCCGACCAAGCCTTATGTCAAGGGAGATCCTCCAGACGTAAAGTATTTCTACGTGTTCTTGCCGGATGACAAGGTTTGGAAGAGCTCTGTGCCGATGATTAGCGAAAACGGCAAAGATAAAGAAATGGATATCGATGCCGATAACTGCGGTTGGTATTACAGACGTTATGTCGATGAAGCCCTTCCGACGGAAGTCTTCATCCATAGAGATGATGACGAAACGTTGCAGTATGCCATCGGTATGCAAGGTGAAGGTGCTGAAACGCTTGAAAAGATTGACTTGGACGGTTTGTTTAATGGTGTTTTCAATAGCGAACCGGGCTATAGTGGCGCATTGTTCTTTGTTGCTGACCAGAAGAAGGCTGCTGAACTTCCCAGCATAATGTCTGGGTGGTATGTTGAAAGACCGGCTATCAATGGTAGCTGCTCCTATAACCTTGCAGCTCGTATTTATGACTCCGATGCTAAGTTGCATCCGGCATTCTCTTGCTATAGTGGTCCTGGTGATGGCCCGGCTAATGACGGTTGCCAGAAAGTAGACCAAACGAATGCTGCTGCTGGTGCAAATCCGACTGTCGCTCTTAATGCTATTTATGACTGTATCGGTGTGACTCCGGGCATTGTGGAATCGACTCTTGACCGCGCCACTAAGAAGCCGAAGCTCACGGCTGCTGGTAAAAAGTGCTTTATTGATGAGAAGTATTTCAACATGCTTTTCAATTACACTCCTGGTGTGAACGAAGTGACTTGCTTTGATATGCCGTTTACCCGTGCTGACGATGGCAAGTGGGAATTTGACTCTGACTTCTATACAAGCCCTGGTCTTGAAACCCCTGTTCAGGGTGGTTTCTACCCGGTTGAAGCTACCGATGAAAAGAAACTCAAGGATGCTGACTCTACGCAGCAAGCTGCTCCGTTAGCTCGTACAAAGCGTACTGCAGAAGGTCCTGTGTTCTATGGTCCGAATCTTCGTGAACTTCACCCGACTGAAAAGATTCCGATGATTGACGTGATTTGCAATGGCCCGGGTTGGAAGGGCGGTCATAAGTGCGATGGTCTCTTCGCTGATGGCGATGGCACCGAAGCCTTCTATACTGGCCTTAGCCCGGCTAACACTGGTGCTTGCGTCTTTGGTTGGAGCTGCCCGGATAAGGCTCCTGCAAATTGGGCATTCTTTGTGGATGGAACTGAAACTTCTGCTGCTTCGGGTAGCCCGCGTTGGAAGTCCGAAGAAGGCGGTAAGGGCAATGCCGGTCGTAACCAGCATTTCTGCTTCGAATCCCATGCTGAATTCCGCTTCAAGAAGGGACTCAAGTTCAGCTTCCGTGGTGACGATGACATTTGGGTTTATATTGATAACAAGCTTGCTGTGGACCTTGGTGGTACTCACCTCGCTGCTCCGGGCTATGTGGACTTGGATACGTTTATGCCCAATGGCAAGGCTGATTCCACCTATGATATCGATATCTTCTTCTGCGACCGTCGTACTACGATGAGTAACGTCCGTATCAAGACGAACATGTTCATTGAACAGACCGTGGGTATTAAGGCCGAAGGTCACCAGAATAGCAATGAAGACTATAGGCTGACTGGTGGTAACAACAAGTTCAAGCTGAAGTATTCTCAGTCTGGTGGTGGTAGCTGCGCTGCTGCAAGAGGTACTGCAGTCGTGTTGGAAGGCAAACAGATTACGGATGCAGGCTATAAGATTACTTATACGCTCACCACTGATAAGAGTGGTTCTGACCCGACCAAGACGATTATTTCTGCAGAAGAATTCGAAGCTAATCCGGTTCAGTTAGATGGCATCATCGATGTCACAGAACCGGGTGAACCGATGATTAACGAAATCAAGTTGAAGAAGAGACTTACTCCGGATACGTACTATCTGCGCATTACGATTGGTACTGATGTCTATATTATGTCCTGGGAAATTAAGGGTAGCGTTGCTGTTGCTAACCGTGATGCCGTTATTGTTGACGCAACTGGTTACAAGAGCCCGGTGATGCCGTTCAAGAGTTCTGCAATGGCTACAAATGCAGCCGATGTTACGGTTGACCAGCTTATCCCGCTCTACATTGCTCCGATTACGGATCCGTGTGGTGGTACACCTTCTGCTACTTGCACCCAGCCGGTCCAGTTGAGCGCTGCTGTTGGTTCTGAATATTCCTTGGATGTTAAGGACGCTGCAGGCAATGCTTCTACTCTGGTTACCTTCTACAAGTTGGAAAACGGACAACTTTCAATGGTTGACCCGGTCAAGTACAATCGTAAGATTGGTGCCGGTGGTGTTGATACCCTTTATGCAACTATCCCGTTCAACCAGTTCACGACATCTCAAAATGAGACTGTGGTCATCAGTGTAAAGGATAGTCCTTATAAGGCTACGCTCTCGTTCTTCGTGCCGACGATTGCGTTCGTTGAATCTGAAACGTCTTTGACTGTTAAGACTTCGGAACCGGATAACGTAACTCACTTGAAGTCCGAAGAAGTTGACTTCTACTTGATCGCTCTTGACCCGACTAAGAATAACTCTCCGTGCGGTGATGCTTGCAACTTTAAGGTGACTGCTGGTTCTGAACTCTCTAAGGGCTTGGAAATCCTTTATGGTCCTGATTCCACCGTTCACGTTGTGAATGGTCGTGCAACGGTTACCGTCAAGTCTTCTATGGTTTATGAATTGCCGACTTCTTCTGCAACTCTCCATGTGAAGGGCCCGAGTGCTACTATGATGCAGGCTAAGGTTGTCAACTTGCAGTTTATTGAACCGCCGGTTCCGACACCGCTCTTGGCCGATATCTTCGACGTCCATGGCGAACTTCCGGCTTCTTCGATGAACATCCCGGCTGAATACTTCAGCATGCAGACGGAATACCTCGATGGTATTGGTGACTCCCTTGCTATTTACTACTACCGTCCGTTTATCAACCACGAAGACTCCCTCCCGAATAAGATTGCAGTCTTCTGGGATGAAGATGAAAAGGATTCTGTGGTCTTTGAAAAGGCTGAAATTAAGGCTGGTACTGTTTGCGGTGCTGCTGCATCTCTGCCTGATTCTCTCTGCTTGCCGCGAATCACTCTCGGTGGCAAGAAACTCTCCAAGAATGTGAAGACCTCTGGTAAGGGTAAGCTCAAGTCTTGGGCTACTTACACGGCTCGCGGTACTGTTGTGACGAACTTCTACTCTTGCGCAATTTATGACCGCATTGCCCCGATCATCGTCTCTGCAAGAGCTATGACCGAAACTATGGGCGGTGTTGACTTGGCTAAGCTCAAGATCGAATTCTCTGAACCTGTTCAGAAAACGACCGAAGGCGATGCTAAGGGTGATGCAGTTCTTTCCTTCTACATTAACAATGGAAAGCAGCCGCAGTTTACCGAATATATACCGCTGAACCCGGGTTCTTCGATTCCGCCTTCTACGAACTCGAACACCATGAATTTGCTTTACAGCGCAAATGGCTTGTTCCCGCAGTCTGGTGACTATATCCACTTCGGTAGCATTGCAGGTGTGGGCCTCTTTACGGACCAGTCTGACTATGCAACTTATCCTGGTGGCGATACTCTCCGTCCGGCTGATGATGCTACTTATGGTTGGAACATTGCTCCGGGCTATAATGCAAGTGGACGTCTCCCGTCTCCGTGGGTATTGATCTCTGGTGATGTGAGTGCCTACGCTGTCAGAATCATTCCGTCCGCAATGGGTGGCATTCCGAGAACTCCGGCTGAAGCCGCTAACCTTGATGCGTTCGACATCTTTACCTACGACGCAAACAAGGATGACGACAACTTCAGAGCAGACATCCTTGCTGGTCAGGGCGAATTTGAAAAGTATGGCTTTATTCCGCATGGCTGGTATGTCAAGACCGATATGGGTGCCATGATCGAATCCAAGGAAGATTTTGTCAACTCCAACAAGAAGAACGTGTTCTTTGATTACGAACTCAGTTTCTTCACGAACTTGGGCTCTCATGTGGCAACAAAGAAGGGCCGCATCTTCTGCGATGACGACAAGAACTTTGAAGTCAACCAGAAGTACTACTTCGGTGGTGCAGGTCACAACTGCGTTGAAACCCGTAGGAACTTCTACATCGTGTGGAACATGAAGTCCGACAAGAACCGCCTCGTTGGTTCTGGCGCCTTCATCACCAAGCTCAAGACTTACGTCCAGCTTGATAACCACGGTAAGAAGAACAAGTTCGACAAGACCGAAATGTGGGGCGTCCGCCATAACGCTAAGACGATTGGCAGCTTCCCGGTCTACAAGGCCAATCCGTAA
- a CDS encoding MATE family efflux transporter yields the protein MSEFYSERLNSFGTASIPKLVLQFSVPAIISMCVNALYNIVDRFFVGQGVGSLGIAGITLCFPICLFIMALSMMVGVGGNTLFAIRLGQKKYIQASIILNNSFSLLIIMAILAFTFGEVFMTPLLKLFGASEQTLPVAESYMRILLCGAVFQTIAPGMNHFIRSMGHPKTAMFREIAGAVTNIILDWLFIMKFHWGIEGAAWATICSQLVASSLITQFFVKKSSPIKIRWRHMKLHAAYVRKIYILGLPPSVMQICNSLMNAILAWSLTTYGNISIKPTGVLSGGDLAISAFGIINSVVSIIVLPLLGFVHGTQPIIGYNYGARLNGRVRETLKFSFIYAGAFMFICWAAVMWKAEAFVAPFAPNDLELQQVSAWAMRIFTAAFFMIPFGMVSGNFFQGTGKALRAMFLNACRQVILLIPFLLVLPHYFELKGVFLAQPIADTGAAIIGMAMMMHELKKLK from the coding sequence ATGAGTGAATTTTACTCCGAACGCCTTAATTCTTTTGGCACAGCAAGCATCCCGAAGCTTGTCTTGCAGTTTTCAGTTCCCGCCATCATAAGCATGTGCGTGAACGCTCTCTATAATATTGTAGACCGATTCTTTGTTGGCCAGGGTGTCGGAAGTTTGGGCATTGCAGGCATTACGCTCTGCTTCCCCATTTGCCTATTTATCATGGCGTTATCGATGATGGTCGGCGTGGGCGGCAACACGCTTTTTGCCATTCGCCTTGGGCAAAAGAAATACATCCAGGCGAGCATCATTTTAAACAACTCGTTTTCGCTCCTGATTATCATGGCGATTCTCGCTTTTACATTTGGCGAGGTTTTCATGACTCCGCTCCTCAAGCTTTTCGGAGCTAGCGAACAGACCCTCCCCGTTGCCGAAAGCTACATGCGCATTTTGCTGTGCGGTGCCGTATTCCAGACAATCGCGCCCGGCATGAACCACTTTATCCGTTCGATGGGTCACCCCAAAACCGCCATGTTCCGCGAAATCGCAGGCGCCGTGACCAACATTATTTTGGACTGGCTGTTCATCATGAAGTTCCACTGGGGTATCGAAGGCGCCGCCTGGGCAACCATCTGTTCGCAGTTGGTCGCAAGCAGCCTGATTACGCAGTTCTTCGTGAAAAAGTCTTCGCCCATCAAGATTCGCTGGCGCCACATGAAACTGCATGCCGCCTACGTTCGCAAGATTTACATTTTGGGATTGCCGCCTTCGGTAATGCAGATTTGCAACAGCCTTATGAACGCAATTCTCGCCTGGAGCCTCACGACTTACGGAAACATCAGCATCAAACCGACCGGAGTTCTCTCGGGTGGCGATTTGGCGATTTCGGCATTCGGCATTATCAACAGCGTTGTTTCGATTATAGTGCTTCCGCTCTTGGGATTTGTCCACGGAACGCAACCGATTATCGGCTACAATTACGGCGCTAGGCTCAATGGCCGCGTTCGCGAAACGCTCAAGTTCTCGTTTATTTATGCAGGCGCGTTCATGTTCATTTGCTGGGCCGCCGTGATGTGGAAAGCAGAAGCATTCGTCGCCCCGTTCGCCCCGAACGATCTCGAATTGCAACAAGTTTCCGCTTGGGCCATGAGAATCTTTACCGCCGCATTCTTCATGATTCCTTTTGGCATGGTGTCGGGAAACTTTTTCCAGGGAACAGGAAAGGCGCTCAGAGCTATGTTCTTGAACGCGTGCCGTCAGGTGATTCTCTTGATTCCGTTCCTGCTCGTTTTACCGCACTACTTTGAATTGAAAGGTGTGTTCTTAGCACAGCCCATTGCCGATACAGGCGCAGCCATCATCGGCATGGCAATGATGATGCACGAACTCAAGAAGCTGAAATAA
- a CDS encoding GGDEF domain-containing protein yields the protein MEDETIINKDNTIMFNPMVIHPHLIVLYPQSAFAQIPLEKGTVILGRGQDADIRFEDELVSRKHCSLSFDGQNVTVEDLGSTNGTFVDGNFIHKQILDSDNRLQIGKMVLKVAYKDPSEEAFSRELYEAATMDSLTGILNRQAFMDRSAGELVFARRNDTFVHVVMIDVDNFKHVNDTWGHQCGDLILKEVARLLNDEKRDSDLLARYGGEEFLLLMSDISPEDAKKRAEKLRFTIERHIFSWMDTIIPVTISLGLASQKGADVTQITELIAQSDKLLYVAKNCGKNQVAAP from the coding sequence ATGGAAGATGAAACCATCATCAATAAAGACAACACCATCATGTTTAACCCGATGGTCATTCATCCACATTTAATAGTTCTGTACCCGCAAAGCGCGTTTGCACAAATACCTCTCGAAAAGGGGACCGTGATTCTCGGACGCGGGCAAGACGCCGACATTCGTTTCGAAGACGAACTGGTAAGCCGCAAGCACTGTTCCCTTTCGTTTGACGGACAGAATGTCACGGTCGAAGACCTTGGCAGCACAAATGGAACGTTTGTCGACGGGAACTTCATCCACAAGCAAATTCTTGATTCTGACAACAGGCTTCAGATTGGCAAGATGGTTTTAAAGGTTGCCTACAAGGACCCGAGCGAAGAAGCTTTTAGCCGTGAGCTCTACGAAGCAGCGACCATGGATTCACTGACAGGCATTTTGAACCGCCAAGCATTCATGGACCGTTCGGCCGGAGAACTTGTATTTGCACGCCGCAACGACACGTTTGTCCATGTCGTGATGATCGATGTAGACAACTTCAAGCACGTGAACGACACTTGGGGGCACCAATGCGGGGACCTCATTTTAAAAGAAGTGGCCCGGTTGCTGAACGACGAAAAGCGTGATTCCGACCTGCTCGCCCGCTACGGCGGAGAAGAATTTTTGCTGCTCATGAGCGATATTTCTCCAGAAGATGCCAAGAAGCGCGCCGAAAAATTGCGTTTTACCATCGAGCGCCACATTTTCTCATGGATGGATACGATTATCCCGGTGACGATTTCCCTTGGGCTTGCATCGCAGAAAGGGGCCGACGTGACTCAAATCACCGAACTTATCGCCCAAAGCGACAAATTGCTGTATGTAGCCAAAAACTGCGGCAAAAACCAGGTGGCTGCGCCCTAG
- a CDS encoding SPOR domain-containing protein: MRKFIIAASLCAMAWAGSPTDMDSLFRGNEYKPTLSASLRDTTSNSAVPAKVSGKNDKGDGFYMLQFEAVGDFDAAQRRKAQLSASTGYTIQVVFDTPFYKLRGGGWNKRKVAEDKARELSAYNINAFVVKIR; encoded by the coding sequence ATGCGAAAGTTTATAATTGCAGCTTCTTTATGCGCTATGGCTTGGGCCGGATCGCCAACTGATATGGACTCTCTTTTCCGCGGAAACGAGTACAAGCCGACGCTTAGTGCATCGCTCCGCGATACGACAAGCAATTCTGCAGTACCTGCCAAGGTCTCTGGCAAGAATGACAAGGGTGATGGGTTCTACATGCTCCAGTTCGAAGCTGTAGGCGATTTTGACGCCGCTCAGAGGCGCAAGGCTCAGCTCTCCGCTAGCACCGGCTATACCATCCAGGTCGTGTTCGATACACCGTTCTACAAGCTTCGCGGCGGTGGATGGAACAAACGCAAGGTCGCTGAGGACAAGGCTCGCGAACTCTCCGCGTACAATATCAACGCCTTTGTTGTAAAGATCCGATAA